From a single Blastocatellia bacterium genomic region:
- a CDS encoding amidohydrolase family protein, whose amino-acid sequence MWIPKHIRDRRKGIDTPIPTQAISNEEFYPLPQTPEQHKVEHLINEMADKKAKRLGVPRRQFLRTSAGMATAFVAMNQVFGNFFEVAEAETWEQAAYDERWPKNQFIMDVQTHHVKDGMKIGGATGFRAFEFLKDLGVQLKDDTDAYSFKTFVKEIFLDSDTVMCVISGVPGHEEYGVLPTSLMAKSRDRINEMSGTTRALSQSNVAPNHYASQQQLFDRMEFEAKTYKHSSWKLYPHTTPRGSTGQPWWLDDEKVAYPYFEKAKQLGIKLISVHKGFPSTGQHHDYAHPRDVKKAALDHPDMTFVIYHSAFKADVPPGAKMNVPIAENGAFEWTWDFVQDRKKNPKMTNVYAEIGSSFGLSASMQPVLAAHFIGQLLDAFGSDHMIWGTDSLWWGSPQWQIEAFRRFQIPEDMQKKFGYRAITDKDKEKIFGLNAARIYKIDVAAKRKAIPKDYMSHIKTAYNQNGAEPSNHFYGWVANTK is encoded by the coding sequence ATGTGGATACCCAAGCACATCCGCGACCGGCGCAAGGGCATTGACACGCCCATCCCGACGCAAGCGATTTCCAACGAAGAGTTCTACCCGCTGCCGCAGACCCCAGAGCAGCATAAGGTCGAACACCTTATCAACGAGATGGCCGACAAGAAGGCCAAACGGCTCGGCGTTCCGCGCCGCCAGTTCCTGCGCACCAGCGCCGGCATGGCCACCGCCTTCGTCGCGATGAATCAGGTCTTCGGTAATTTCTTCGAAGTCGCCGAAGCCGAGACCTGGGAGCAGGCGGCTTACGACGAGCGCTGGCCAAAGAACCAGTTCATCATGGACGTGCAGACGCATCACGTCAAAGACGGCATGAAGATCGGCGGCGCGACCGGGTTCCGCGCCTTCGAGTTTTTGAAAGACCTCGGCGTGCAGTTGAAAGACGACACCGACGCCTACAGCTTTAAGACGTTCGTCAAAGAGATCTTCCTCGACAGCGACACCGTGATGTGCGTCATCAGCGGCGTGCCCGGCCACGAAGAGTACGGCGTGCTGCCGACCTCGCTGATGGCCAAGAGCCGCGACCGCATCAACGAGATGAGCGGCACGACGCGGGCGCTGTCGCAGAGCAACGTCGCGCCGAATCACTACGCCAGCCAGCAGCAGCTCTTCGACCGCATGGAGTTTGAAGCCAAGACCTATAAGCACAGCTCGTGGAAGCTCTACCCGCACACGACGCCGAGAGGCTCGACGGGTCAGCCGTGGTGGCTCGATGATGAAAAGGTGGCTTATCCGTATTTCGAGAAGGCCAAGCAACTCGGCATCAAGCTGATCAGCGTCCACAAAGGTTTCCCCTCGACGGGCCAGCATCACGACTACGCGCACCCGCGCGACGTCAAAAAGGCGGCGCTCGATCATCCGGACATGACGTTTGTCATCTATCACTCGGCGTTCAAGGCGGACGTTCCGCCGGGCGCAAAAATGAACGTGCCGATTGCCGAAAACGGCGCCTTCGAGTGGACCTGGGACTTTGTGCAGGATCGCAAGAAGAATCCGAAGATGACTAACGTGTACGCCGAGATTGGCTCGTCATTCGGGCTATCGGCGAGCATGCAGCCGGTGTTGGCGGCGCACTTCATCGGCCAGTTGCTCGACGCCTTCGGCTCGGATCACATGATCTGGGGCACCGATTCGCTCTGGTGGGGCTCGCCGCAGTGGCAGATCGAAGCCTTCCGCCGCTTCCAGATTCCTGAAGATATGCAGAAGAAATTCGGTTACCGTGCCATCACCGACAAGGACAAAGAGAAAATCTTTGGCTTGAACGCCGCGCGCATTTACAAGATCGATGTCGCGGCCAAGCGCAAAGCCATCCCCAAAGATTACATGTCGCACATCAAGACGGCGTACAACCAGAACGGCGCCGAGCCGTCGAACCACTTCTACGGCTGGGTGGCAAACACCAAATAG
- a CDS encoding nuclear transport factor 2 family protein codes for MRLRMPWAALLIVLLAVFGSAKQQRRKSDSVAATTKAILDVLNRQVAAWNHHDLEGFMAGYRNSEKLSFYSGGTKTSGWQPTLDRYRNRYQSAGREMGQLEFTELEVETLGPDTAFVRGHWNLKMTTGDQGGLFTLIFRKFADGWKIIHDHTSAAS; via the coding sequence ATGCGATTACGAATGCCGTGGGCAGCGCTTTTAATCGTCCTTCTCGCCGTCTTCGGGTCGGCAAAGCAACAGCGGCGCAAGTCGGATAGTGTAGCCGCGACGACAAAAGCCATTCTCGACGTTCTCAACCGACAGGTCGCCGCCTGGAATCATCACGACCTTGAAGGCTTCATGGCCGGCTACCGCAACTCTGAGAAGCTGTCGTTCTATTCGGGCGGCACCAAAACCTCCGGCTGGCAGCCGACGCTGGATCGTTACCGCAATCGCTATCAGAGCGCGGGCCGCGAAATGGGCCAGCTTGAGTTCACCGAGCTGGAAGTCGAGACGCTCGGCCCCGACACCGCTTTCGTGCGTGGTCACTGGAACCTGAAAATGACGACGGGCGACCAGGGCGGGCTGTTCACGCTCATCTTTCGCAAGTTCGCCGATGGCTGGAAGATCATTCACGACCACACCAGCGCCGCGTCCTGA
- a CDS encoding multiheme c-type cytochrome, which translates to MKPDTRIKLAALLLALAGFKLIAGPSVGAAAQQFDPAAWGSNHVGKPAPDLYGGDECLFCHRGTVGTVWQNDPHFRAIRDKFQGGHTATEIEALGAQSSFKQAAPQADFILGHRRAARFLRRNDHGGFDLLNATLIDPKQPRFEARRRAEWDAQKFATKCIGCHMTGVDPASLRPFETFVGCESCHGPYDDRHTGGTIFMRFAKKAKETPQMIASACGSCHLRGGASRSTGRPFANNFVSGDNLFKDFAFDFSHADDANLNAMDAHIQRNVRDIVLLGRDNLTCLSCHKLHSTGSALHRRQPKTDYCTVCHKNEPFKELKPYEVHSALCEY; encoded by the coding sequence ATGAAACCAGACACACGGATCAAGCTGGCGGCTCTACTGTTGGCGCTTGCCGGCTTCAAGCTAATCGCCGGGCCGAGCGTCGGGGCAGCGGCACAGCAGTTCGACCCGGCGGCCTGGGGCAGCAACCATGTCGGTAAGCCTGCGCCCGACCTTTACGGAGGCGACGAATGCCTCTTCTGCCATCGCGGCACGGTCGGCACCGTCTGGCAGAACGATCCGCACTTCCGCGCCATTCGCGACAAGTTTCAAGGCGGTCACACGGCGACTGAAATCGAAGCGCTCGGCGCGCAATCGTCATTCAAGCAGGCCGCGCCTCAGGCTGACTTCATCCTCGGCCACCGCCGCGCCGCGCGCTTTCTGCGGCGCAACGATCACGGCGGCTTCGACCTGCTCAACGCCACTTTGATCGATCCCAAACAGCCGCGCTTCGAGGCCCGTCGCCGCGCCGAGTGGGACGCGCAGAAGTTCGCCACGAAATGTATCGGATGTCACATGACCGGCGTTGACCCGGCGAGCCTGCGACCCTTTGAAACCTTTGTCGGCTGCGAATCCTGTCACGGCCCGTATGATGACCGCCACACCGGCGGCACCATCTTCATGCGCTTTGCGAAGAAGGCCAAAGAGACGCCACAGATGATCGCCTCGGCCTGCGGCAGCTGCCACCTGCGCGGCGGCGCGTCGCGTTCGACGGGCCGGCCTTTCGCGAATAACTTCGTATCGGGCGACAACCTCTTCAAAGATTTCGCCTTTGATTTTTCACATGCGGATGATGCCAATCTCAACGCGATGGACGCGCACATCCAGCGCAACGTCCGTGACATCGTCTTGCTCGGGCGCGACAATCTGACCTGCCTGTCGTGCCACAAGCTGCATTCGACAGGCTCCGCCCTGCACCGTCGCCAGCCGAAGACCGATTACTGTACCGTCTGCCACAAGAATGAGCCGTTTAAAGAGCTGAAGCCGTACGAAGTTCACAGCGCCCTATGTGAATATTAG
- a CDS encoding HEAT repeat domain-containing protein has protein sequence MNERQYLKSRGYEADAAMDAGPPVARDTRLSSLIESLGDLTPYARQRAAEDLARLCQSGAPDPRMLPPLLTALDDKDAAVRSAAANALTQLGSTDAVAPLKRRLEVEESIHVRASLQRAIERLET, from the coding sequence TTGAATGAGCGGCAATATCTGAAAAGCCGCGGCTACGAAGCCGACGCCGCGATGGATGCCGGGCCGCCGGTGGCCAGGGATACACGCCTTTCAAGTTTGATCGAATCGCTCGGCGACCTGACGCCTTATGCGCGCCAGCGCGCCGCCGAAGACCTGGCGCGATTGTGTCAGTCGGGCGCGCCCGATCCGCGCATGCTGCCGCCGCTGCTGACGGCGTTAGATGATAAAGACGCCGCGGTGCGCAGCGCGGCGGCCAATGCGTTGACTCAACTGGGCAGCACAGACGCGGTCGCGCCGCTCAAGCGCCGCCTCGAAGTCGAAGAATCCATCCACGTCCGCGCCAGCCTGCAACGCGCCATCGAACGATTGGAAACCTAG
- a CDS encoding FAD-dependent oxidoreductase — protein MTVHDIIIIGGGPAGTSAAITLAGRGARVLVLEEKRMPRGKLCGEFITPESFPTLERLGVMGLMLGAGAQRLTHLSLVVASGKRVETPLSAMSATADWAMSLSRARFDQILFERARAIGADCREGVAVKQCITEGGRARGVEALSLADGQVVRFEAPLIIDASGRNSRLMVNRDERRAGPRGARLYGLKAHLTNVQGINEQVELYFFPQGYGGLSLVEDGLVNLCFIADERSFRAAGGDAAKIVEQTIMRNPLAGERLRGAEVVGKWHSVGPLVFGHRRLSQGGVLAIGDASGMIDPFTGTGIQIALRTGELAAEAVTEAMSESRVTPSLDLFERALMHYTEAYGREFGTRMKVAGWLRRVALSPAVAGPAARVLAWSPALTRRVLRATRSGGLASVSSSQA, from the coding sequence ATGACCGTACACGACATCATCATCATCGGCGGCGGGCCTGCCGGAACGAGCGCCGCGATCACGCTCGCCGGGCGCGGCGCTCGCGTTCTCGTGCTGGAAGAGAAGCGCATGCCGCGCGGCAAGCTCTGCGGCGAATTCATCACCCCCGAATCGTTCCCGACGCTTGAACGCTTAGGCGTCATGGGGTTGATGCTCGGCGCCGGCGCGCAGCGGCTGACACATCTGTCGCTCGTGGTGGCTTCGGGTAAGCGCGTCGAAACGCCGCTTTCGGCGATGTCTGCAACGGCGGACTGGGCGATGAGTCTGAGCCGCGCGCGCTTTGATCAAATCCTCTTCGAACGCGCCCGCGCCATTGGCGCCGATTGCCGCGAAGGCGTAGCGGTCAAACAGTGCATCACCGAAGGCGGCCGGGCGCGCGGCGTCGAAGCGTTGTCGCTTGCTGATGGCCAGGTGGTGCGCTTTGAGGCCCCGTTGATAATCGATGCATCGGGGCGCAACTCGCGCTTGATGGTCAACCGCGATGAGCGCCGCGCAGGGCCGCGCGGCGCGCGCCTCTATGGCTTGAAAGCACACCTCACGAACGTCCAGGGCATCAACGAACAGGTCGAGCTGTACTTTTTCCCGCAAGGTTATGGCGGGTTGTCCCTTGTCGAAGACGGGCTGGTGAATCTCTGCTTCATTGCCGACGAGCGCAGCTTTCGCGCTGCCGGCGGCGACGCCGCGAAGATCGTCGAGCAAACCATCATGCGCAATCCGCTCGCGGGCGAGCGCCTGCGCGGCGCGGAAGTCGTCGGTAAGTGGCACAGCGTCGGCCCGCTCGTCTTCGGCCACCGGCGGCTTTCGCAAGGCGGCGTGCTGGCCATCGGCGACGCTTCAGGCATGATCGATCCATTCACCGGCACAGGCATTCAGATCGCCCTGCGCACCGGCGAGCTGGCAGCCGAGGCGGTCACCGAGGCAATGAGTGAAAGCCGGGTCACGCCATCGTTGGATTTGTTCGAGCGCGCGTTGATGCATTACACCGAAGCTTACGGGCGCGAGTTCGGCACGCGCATGAAAGTCGCGGGCTGGTTGCGCCGTGTGGCGCTATCGCCAGCGGTCGCCGGCCCCGCCGCGAGGGTGCTTGCGTGGTCGCCGGCCTTGACGCGCCGTGTATTGCGCGCCACGCGCAGCGGCGGCCTGGCGTCAGTTTCAAGTTCGCAAGCCTGA
- a CDS encoding class I SAM-dependent methyltransferase, producing the protein MMNALSQPRPVPRGCGICGATSARELYTARDRLRNSEHPFTIARCEGCGVLRTLPEMSDDELAYFYPADYWGGEPSLDWIRKSQAEKTRFLAACEPRSGRLLDVGCGAGFFLRALDPKAWDPFGVEISRAAAAAAERVIGPLRIFNGTLTASACEDEYFDVVTFWSALEHTNEPREQMVEARRILKRGGTLIVQVPNAASYQARWFGGDWFALDVPRHRYHFTVATLAGLLRSTGFEIYRTSFHSKAHNPHALRQSLKSRLYGPAAGALGRAAFLASIPFLRPFDYLMSAAGQGATLTVAARAV; encoded by the coding sequence ATGATGAACGCCCTGTCACAACCCCGACCCGTGCCGCGCGGCTGCGGCATCTGCGGCGCAACCTCGGCGCGCGAACTCTACACGGCGCGCGACCGCTTGCGCAACTCGGAACACCCCTTTACCATCGCGCGCTGCGAGGGCTGCGGCGTCTTGCGCACGCTGCCGGAGATGAGCGACGACGAGCTCGCCTATTTCTATCCCGCGGATTATTGGGGCGGCGAGCCGTCGCTCGACTGGATACGCAAATCGCAGGCAGAGAAGACCCGTTTCCTGGCGGCGTGCGAGCCGCGCAGCGGACGATTGCTCGATGTCGGCTGCGGCGCCGGCTTCTTCCTGCGCGCCCTCGACCCGAAGGCGTGGGACCCGTTCGGCGTCGAGATTAGCCGCGCCGCTGCCGCCGCCGCCGAGCGCGTCATCGGCCCGCTGCGCATCTTCAACGGCACGCTGACCGCATCGGCCTGCGAGGACGAATACTTTGACGTGGTGACTTTCTGGTCGGCGCTTGAGCATACGAACGAGCCGCGCGAGCAGATGGTCGAAGCGCGGCGCATCCTGAAACGCGGCGGCACCCTGATTGTGCAAGTGCCGAACGCCGCCAGCTATCAGGCGCGCTGGTTCGGCGGCGACTGGTTCGCGCTCGACGTGCCGCGCCACCGCTATCACTTCACTGTGGCGACGCTCGCGGGCTTGCTGCGCTCGACCGGGTTCGAGATTTATCGCACCAGCTTTCACTCGAAAGCCCACAACCCACACGCGCTCAGGCAGAGCCTGAAGTCGCGGCTCTACGGGCCGGCGGCGGGCGCGCTCGGGCGCGCCGCCTTTCTCGCTTCGATCCCCTTCCTCAGACCCTTTGATTACCTGATGAGCGCCGCCGGGCAGGGCGCGACGCTGACCGTCGCGGCGCGTGCCGTGTAG
- a CDS encoding potassium channel protein: MSPKRKLQLALGVIVGLIAMGTMGFKLFLPTQTWFECFYFTLITITTIGYKELDGMTEPARYFTAFLILTGVGSIGFALSAAAQALVEFEMVTQFGRRRMYKDINKLTHHYIVCGSGRIGSGVIREIARRGHDFVIIENDETIADKLLAQGHLVLMGDATNDEVLRAAGIERASGLICAVSSDPDNLYITLAARDLNKTIRIVARANEESGIPRLLKAGADKVVSPAITGSNQMAQVLLRPAVADFMEMATMTEQLELEMEQIEIYDGSPFIRRALKDTGIRAALDIIVIAIRRQSGTMIFNPAADTVIELHDALVAIGSHNSLLALERMANPGSPRGAVLQHRH; this comes from the coding sequence ATGTCGCCCAAAAGAAAACTTCAACTCGCGCTCGGAGTCATCGTCGGCCTGATCGCCATGGGGACGATGGGCTTCAAGTTATTCTTGCCGACGCAGACCTGGTTCGAGTGTTTCTACTTCACGCTGATTACGATCACCACCATCGGCTATAAAGAGCTGGATGGCATGACCGAGCCGGCGCGTTACTTCACGGCCTTTCTCATTCTCACAGGCGTCGGCAGCATCGGCTTTGCGCTGTCGGCGGCGGCCCAGGCGCTGGTCGAATTCGAGATGGTCACGCAGTTCGGAAGGCGAAGGATGTACAAAGACATTAACAAGCTGACGCATCATTACATCGTCTGTGGCTCGGGGCGCATCGGCTCTGGGGTGATCCGCGAGATTGCCCGGCGCGGCCACGATTTCGTCATTATCGAGAACGACGAGACGATTGCCGACAAGCTGCTCGCTCAGGGCCATCTGGTGCTGATGGGCGACGCCACGAATGATGAAGTCTTGCGCGCCGCCGGCATCGAGCGGGCGAGCGGCCTGATCTGCGCCGTCTCGTCAGACCCCGACAACCTTTATATCACGCTCGCGGCGCGCGACCTCAACAAGACGATTCGCATCGTCGCCCGCGCCAACGAAGAGTCGGGCATCCCGCGCTTGCTCAAGGCGGGCGCGGATAAAGTGGTGTCGCCGGCCATCACCGGCTCGAACCAGATGGCGCAGGTTTTGTTGCGTCCGGCCGTCGCCGACTTCATGGAGATGGCGACCATGACCGAGCAACTTGAGCTGGAGATGGAGCAGATCGAGATTTACGACGGCTCGCCGTTCATCCGCCGCGCCTTGAAAGACACCGGCATTCGCGCGGCGCTCGACATCATCGTCATCGCCATCCGCCGCCAGAGCGGCACGATGATCTTCAATCCCGCAGCCGACACGGTGATCGAACTGCATGACGCGCTGGTCGCCATCGGCAGCCATAACAGTTTGCTCGCGCTTGAGCGCATGGCCAATCCCGGCAGCCCCCGCGGCGCGGTCTTACAACACCGCCATTGA
- a CDS encoding methyltransferase domain-containing protein — MLTPPRVYIEELLDLGEGTDADVARNLADLRRINRFLGGRRVVIESLDRLVTDGRLPRLSLLDVGTGSADIPGAVADWCRARGITSSITALDLSERNLRIARSRLGINEDVQLVRGDSLALPFADHSVDVVTASLFLHHFEDADVVRLLKDFARVARRAVIVNDLIRHLVPYWFARLSGPLLATSYLTRYDGPASVLRGFTVQEMATHAERAGFRQVRVRRRFPYRLSLVARVAD, encoded by the coding sequence ATGCTGACGCCGCCACGAGTTTATATCGAAGAGCTGCTTGATCTGGGCGAAGGCACCGACGCGGACGTGGCGCGCAATCTCGCAGACCTGCGCCGCATCAATCGCTTCCTCGGCGGGCGGCGCGTCGTCATCGAATCGCTCGACCGGCTCGTCACCGATGGCCGATTGCCAAGGCTTTCCCTGCTCGATGTCGGCACAGGCTCGGCGGACATTCCCGGCGCGGTCGCCGACTGGTGCCGGGCTCGCGGCATCACCTCCAGCATCACCGCGCTCGATCTGAGCGAGCGCAATCTACGCATCGCCCGCTCGCGGCTCGGCATCAACGAAGACGTGCAACTGGTGCGCGGCGATTCGCTGGCGCTGCCCTTTGCCGATCACTCGGTTGACGTGGTCACCGCTTCGCTCTTCCTGCACCACTTCGAAGACGCCGACGTCGTGCGGCTGCTCAAAGATTTCGCGCGGGTGGCGCGCCGCGCCGTCATCGTCAATGATCTGATCCGCCATCTGGTGCCTTACTGGTTCGCGCGATTGAGCGGGCCGCTGCTGGCGACAAGCTACCTGACGCGCTACGATGGGCCGGCGTCGGTGCTGCGCGGCTTCACTGTGCAAGAGATGGCGACGCACGCCGAGCGCGCAGGCTTCCGGCAGGTGCGCGTCCGCCGCCGCTTTCCTTATCGCCTGTCGCTGGTGGCGCGAGTCGCTGATTGA
- a CDS encoding PBP1A family penicillin-binding protein — MAIFNKFNLRGMGGGSANLLQDFFRRYTFLALLTLSVIAGIMFGATVAYQASMTEEAQQVAALASYRPNLVTRVLADDGKTVVGEFSLERRIPITYEQIPENMKNAIWAIEDDRFFQHIGVDPIRIVSAALKNVVKSRKAEGASTLTQQLARALFLSPEKTYTRKVKEILLSLQIERYYTKEQIMEMYCNQIFLGGGAYGFEAGAQYYFSKSLKDCTLEECALLAGLPKAPSYYSPTRDEKAALDRRNVVLYRMHEEGYINDDEYNRSRQTRINLSINPQQANNNSIYGYFVEEVRQEMEDTFGTYQTQTGGLNIYTTIDPKAQREAMRSVRRGLNAYEDRHGKRWRGKLLNVLETKQATDLTHYTHADWLGDYVAGEYLYGLVMNVAAATADIRFGDYKAVITEANTKWAGAPPSRLLKRGDLAVFRVVKVDNDKKTMEVNLDQVPSVDGALVCIDSKNGDIKAMVGGYDFTTRKFNNSTQAERQTGSTFKPFIYTAAIEEGFTPDTVVSAGAFVDPGTGWSPTNYDGSAGGGMLPLRSALQQSLNVVAVRLLSIVGVEKGAEVVKRFGLPNPMKRVLPSALGATEEPLLDMTSAYSAFSNMGTRVKPHLIKQVTNADGNPVEGGQFKEETYKVISPYVAAQMQDMMRGVVTGGTAGSIMGNKELSKRMICGKTGTVNDFTDAWFIGYTPSYTAGVWIGYPGLKKSLGNKEAGSVAALPMWISFMEKFLADKPNDKFPKAPGPDREIVAKRAQAESAIRKAAAAEAESTAKGTDDTADKAKSAAQDETPPKDPGARPAPKMDDAGETPRPPRPPHDVERTPSSRPPTSQPEPQTPKKRGKNG; from the coding sequence ATGGCGATATTCAATAAATTCAACCTGCGTGGCATGGGCGGCGGCTCGGCCAATCTGCTGCAAGACTTCTTCCGCCGCTACACCTTTCTGGCGTTGCTGACGCTGTCGGTGATCGCCGGCATCATGTTCGGCGCGACGGTCGCTTACCAGGCCAGCATGACCGAAGAGGCGCAGCAGGTGGCGGCGCTCGCCAGCTATCGCCCGAACCTGGTGACCCGCGTGCTCGCCGATGATGGCAAGACGGTCGTTGGCGAGTTTTCGCTCGAACGCCGCATCCCCATTACCTACGAGCAGATTCCCGAGAACATGAAGAACGCCATCTGGGCGATTGAAGATGATCGCTTCTTCCAGCACATCGGCGTTGACCCGATCCGCATCGTCAGCGCCGCTCTGAAAAACGTCGTCAAGAGCCGCAAGGCCGAAGGCGCTTCGACGCTGACTCAACAACTGGCGCGCGCGCTCTTTTTGTCGCCCGAAAAAACCTACACTCGCAAGGTCAAAGAGATTCTCCTGTCGTTGCAGATCGAGCGTTACTACACCAAAGAACAGATCATGGAGATGTACTGCAACCAGATCTTCCTGGGCGGCGGCGCTTACGGGTTCGAAGCCGGCGCGCAGTATTACTTCTCCAAGTCGCTCAAGGATTGCACCCTCGAAGAATGTGCGCTGCTGGCCGGATTGCCGAAAGCGCCGAGCTACTATTCGCCGACGCGTGACGAGAAAGCCGCGCTCGACCGCCGCAACGTCGTGCTCTACCGCATGCACGAAGAAGGCTACATCAACGACGACGAATATAACCGCTCGCGGCAGACGCGGATCAATCTGAGCATCAACCCGCAGCAAGCCAACAACAACTCGATCTATGGCTACTTCGTCGAAGAAGTCCGCCAGGAGATGGAAGACACCTTCGGCACCTACCAGACGCAGACCGGCGGCCTGAACATTTACACGACGATTGACCCGAAAGCGCAGCGCGAAGCCATGCGCTCGGTGCGCCGCGGGCTGAACGCTTACGAGGACCGTCACGGCAAGCGCTGGCGCGGCAAGCTGCTCAACGTGCTGGAGACCAAACAGGCGACCGACCTGACGCACTACACGCACGCCGACTGGCTGGGCGATTACGTCGCCGGCGAATACCTCTACGGGCTGGTGATGAATGTGGCGGCGGCCACTGCCGACATCCGCTTCGGCGATTACAAGGCGGTCATCACCGAAGCCAACACCAAGTGGGCCGGCGCGCCGCCTTCGCGCTTGCTGAAGCGCGGCGACCTGGCGGTCTTCCGCGTCGTCAAGGTGGACAACGATAAGAAGACGATGGAGGTGAATCTCGATCAGGTGCCGTCGGTCGACGGCGCGCTCGTCTGTATCGATTCCAAGAACGGCGACATCAAAGCGATGGTCGGCGGCTATGACTTCACGACCCGCAAGTTCAACAACTCGACGCAGGCCGAGCGGCAGACCGGCTCGACCTTCAAGCCATTCATCTACACCGCCGCCATCGAAGAAGGCTTCACGCCCGACACGGTGGTGAGCGCCGGGGCGTTCGTTGATCCGGGGACGGGGTGGTCGCCGACGAATTATGACGGCTCGGCGGGCGGCGGCATGCTGCCGCTGCGCAGCGCCTTGCAGCAATCGCTGAACGTCGTCGCCGTGCGGCTGCTGTCAATCGTCGGCGTCGAGAAGGGCGCCGAGGTAGTCAAGCGCTTCGGCCTGCCCAACCCGATGAAGCGCGTGCTGCCGTCGGCCCTCGGCGCGACGGAAGAGCCGCTGCTCGACATGACGAGCGCCTACTCGGCGTTCTCGAACATGGGCACGCGGGTCAAGCCGCACCTCATCAAGCAGGTCACAAACGCCGATGGCAACCCGGTCGAAGGCGGGCAGTTTAAGGAAGAGACGTACAAAGTCATCTCGCCCTACGTCGCCGCGCAGATGCAGGACATGATGCGCGGCGTCGTCACCGGCGGCACCGCCGGCTCGATCATGGGCAACAAGGAATTAAGCAAACGCATGATCTGCGGCAAGACCGGAACCGTGAATGACTTCACCGACGCCTGGTTCATCGGCTATACGCCATCGTACACGGCGGGCGTGTGGATCGGTTATCCCGGCTTGAAGAAATCGCTCGGCAATAAAGAAGCCGGCTCGGTGGCGGCCTTGCCCATGTGGATCAGCTTCATGGAGAAGTTCCTCGCCGACAAGCCGAACGATAAGTTCCCCAAAGCCCCTGGCCCGGATAGAGAGATCGTCGCCAAGCGCGCCCAGGCCGAGAGCGCGATTCGCAAGGCCGCGGCCGCCGAGGCCGAGAGCACCGCCAAGGGGACCGACGATACGGCCGACAAAGCCAAGAGCGCGGCGCAGGACGAGACGCCGCCGAAAGACCCTGGCGCACGCCCCGCGCCGAAGATGGACGACGCGGGCGAAACGCCGCGCCCGCCGCGCCCGCCGCACGACGTCGAGCGTACACCGTCATCGCGTCCGCCGACTTCACAACCCGAACCGCAAACGCCGAAGAAGCGCGGCAAGAACGGATGA
- a CDS encoding PDZ domain-containing protein, with amino-acid sequence MRKRFYLFVSLFAALSLSVALGSVFAAQKEKAKEKTRAPEAQSKAESETPQVYTMSGFAGSGSYLGVYLEEVTAERAKELRLSEERGAIVSRVVEGSPAEKAGLKENDCIVSFNDRRIDSVGELQRLLSETPAGRNVKLEVVRGGSRQTITAAMSKRASSFAYAFNAPEWKGQAWAQTEEGRKQLEENRKQMDAWRKQYQDQLRQHQDEFRYLPNFGDFNLDYNVDSSGRFVFFSGSRLGIGAESLTNQLAEFFGVKDGHGVLVASVKEESPAARGGLKAGDVIIAVNDQKIESVNSLVTALAGKEGNVTLKIIRNHAEQTVNVTLEKRDTPPPVRRVTTSRPVRSV; translated from the coding sequence ATGCGCAAACGCTTTTATCTCTTTGTATCGTTATTCGCGGCGCTCAGCCTTTCGGTTGCGCTGGGCAGCGTCTTCGCCGCTCAGAAAGAGAAGGCAAAGGAAAAGACTCGCGCCCCGGAGGCGCAATCCAAAGCGGAAAGCGAAACGCCGCAGGTTTACACGATGTCCGGTTTCGCCGGCAGCGGCAGCTATCTTGGCGTCTACCTCGAAGAAGTCACGGCGGAGCGCGCCAAAGAATTGCGGCTCAGCGAAGAGCGCGGCGCCATCGTCAGCCGGGTGGTCGAAGGCAGCCCGGCAGAGAAAGCCGGCTTGAAGGAGAACGACTGCATCGTTTCGTTCAACGACCGGCGCATCGATAGCGTCGGCGAGTTGCAAAGGCTATTGAGCGAGACCCCCGCGGGCCGCAACGTCAAATTGGAAGTGGTGCGCGGCGGCAGCCGGCAAACGATCACGGCGGCGATGAGCAAGCGCGCGTCGAGCTTCGCCTACGCCTTCAATGCGCCGGAGTGGAAGGGCCAGGCGTGGGCGCAGACTGAAGAAGGCCGCAAGCAGTTGGAAGAGAACCGCAAGCAGATGGACGCGTGGCGTAAACAGTATCAAGACCAGTTGCGCCAGCATCAGGACGAGTTCAGGTACCTGCCCAACTTCGGCGACTTCAACCTTGACTACAACGTTGATAGCTCCGGCCGCTTCGTCTTCTTCAGCGGCTCGCGACTCGGCATTGGCGCCGAATCGCTGACCAATCAACTGGCGGAATTCTTCGGCGTCAAAGACGGTCACGGCGTGCTGGTGGCGTCGGTCAAAGAAGAGAGCCCGGCGGCGCGCGGCGGCCTGAAAGCCGGCGATGTCATCATCGCGGTCAATGACCAGAAGATCGAAAGCGTCAACTCGCTGGTCACGGCGCTCGCGGGTAAAGAAGGCAATGTGACCTTGAAGATCATCCGCAACCACGCCGAGCAGACCGTCAACGTGACGCTCGAAAAGCGCGACACGCCGCCCCCTGTGCGCCGCGTCACGACCTCGCGTCCGGTGCGGTCGGTGTAA